The Apium graveolens cultivar Ventura chromosome 6, ASM990537v1, whole genome shotgun sequence genome contains a region encoding:
- the LOC141667183 gene encoding LOW QUALITY PROTEIN: uncharacterized protein LOC141667183 (The sequence of the model RefSeq protein was modified relative to this genomic sequence to represent the inferred CDS: substituted 1 base at 1 genomic stop codon), which yields MCLVFVCDKDERVVGRQVAAGSCAYCGGVNXAMDVESSWRLCFVPLSFTTNRKFYCSLCSRRLVVKN from the coding sequence ATGTGTTTGGTGTTTGTATGTGATAAGGATGAGAGGGTGGTAGGGAGGCAGGTTGCAGCAGGATCATGTGCATATTGCGGAGGTGTGAATTAAGCCATGGATGTTGAAAGCAGTTGGCGCCTCTGTTTCGTGCCTCTTTCTTTCACCACCAATCGCAAGTTCTACTGCTCTCTCTGTTCCAGGCGCCTGGTCGTTAAAAACTAA